A single region of the Neotabrizicola shimadae genome encodes:
- a CDS encoding flagellar basal body-associated protein FliL translates to MLAVLTGAFGFYAAYTGVLPVPGQNGSHAKGAKTLPVIAFVPVDPVVVSLGHGGSDRHLRFRAQLEVNQPYEAEVAALLPRIVDVLNGYLRAVDAASLDEPTALIRTRAQLLRRIQMVTGEGRVRDLLVAEFVVN, encoded by the coding sequence TTGCTTGCAGTTCTGACGGGGGCCTTTGGATTCTACGCCGCCTATACGGGTGTTCTGCCTGTTCCCGGCCAGAACGGCAGTCATGCGAAGGGGGCAAAGACCTTGCCGGTGATTGCCTTCGTGCCGGTCGATCCGGTTGTCGTCTCGCTTGGCCATGGTGGGTCGGACAGGCATCTGCGCTTTCGGGCACAGCTGGAGGTGAATCAGCCCTATGAGGCCGAGGTCGCGGCCCTTCTGCCGCGGATCGTCGACGTCCTGAACGGCTACCTTCGCGCGGTGGACGCGGCGTCACTCGATGAACCGACGGCTCTGATACGAACGCGCGCACAATTGCTGCGGCGGATCCAGATGGTGACGGGCGAGGGCCGGGTGCGTGATCTGTTGGTTGCCGAATTCGTCGTGAACTAG
- a CDS encoding MotE family protein — MRKSTGIGLGAPLLLALTLAVGGALHLGQAIGAALAMVPASPADEGAPTATNCPQPPAALAKALLAREEQVKLQEDALRDREAAISLANAALDVRLEELSQAEESLRATVALVDSAAEDDLARLTRVYEAMKPADAAALFGSMAPEFAAGFLARMQPDAAAAIMSGLPPQAAYAISVVVAGRNARAPTE, encoded by the coding sequence ATGAGGAAGAGCACGGGAATCGGACTAGGCGCCCCCCTGCTCCTCGCGCTGACACTTGCAGTGGGTGGCGCACTGCACCTTGGCCAGGCGATTGGCGCGGCGCTCGCAATGGTTCCGGCCAGCCCGGCCGACGAAGGCGCCCCTACGGCGACAAACTGTCCACAGCCACCCGCTGCGCTTGCAAAGGCGCTACTGGCCCGAGAGGAGCAGGTCAAGTTGCAGGAAGATGCACTGCGCGACCGAGAGGCGGCGATCAGCCTCGCCAATGCGGCACTTGATGTTCGGCTGGAAGAACTGTCGCAAGCCGAAGAAAGCCTGCGGGCAACGGTCGCTCTGGTCGACAGCGCCGCCGAGGACGATCTGGCCCGACTGACTCGGGTCTACGAAGCGATGAAGCCTGCCGACGCCGCGGCTTTGTTCGGATCGATGGCCCCCGAGTTTGCAGCCGGCTTCCTGGCTCGGATGCAGCCAGATGCGGCAGCGGCCATCATGTCGGGGCTTCCGCCGCAGGCCGCCTATGCCATCAGCGTCGTCGTAGCCGGACGGAATGCACGCGCACCGACCGAGTGA
- the motA gene encoding flagellar motor stator protein MotA, with translation MFGAIGIVVVFVMVFGGYIAAGGKIEIILHSLPFEMVMICGAAVGAFLLSNDPAAVKQTLKDIGRVFRGPQWKPADYRELLCLLFEIIRLARSNPVALEEHIERPSESSLFARYPRIQADHDVVNLIADTLRAASMNYDDPHQVEEVLDKRMEASHTHALHSSHALQTVADGLPALGIVAAVLGVIKTMGSIDQPPEILGKMIGGALVGTFLGVFLAYGIVGPLATRLNAVVEEDRHFYQLIREVLIANLHRHPANICIEVGRQNIPHGKRPEFAELESALKVLKQEAA, from the coding sequence GTGTTCGGCGCAATCGGCATAGTGGTGGTTTTCGTGATGGTCTTCGGCGGCTATATTGCTGCCGGAGGAAAGATCGAGATCATCCTTCATTCGCTTCCCTTCGAAATGGTGATGATCTGCGGCGCGGCTGTCGGAGCATTCCTTCTGTCAAACGATCCCGCGGCGGTCAAGCAAACCCTGAAGGATATCGGGCGCGTGTTCCGTGGCCCTCAGTGGAAACCGGCCGACTACCGTGAGCTCCTCTGTCTTCTGTTTGAGATAATCCGCCTTGCCCGCTCGAACCCCGTGGCATTGGAAGAGCATATCGAGCGCCCAAGCGAATCGTCCCTTTTTGCGCGATATCCGCGTATCCAGGCTGATCATGATGTCGTAAACCTGATCGCAGATACCTTGCGTGCGGCTTCGATGAATTATGATGATCCGCATCAAGTCGAAGAGGTGCTGGACAAGCGCATGGAGGCCAGCCACACCCATGCGCTCCATTCCTCGCATGCCCTGCAGACAGTGGCTGACGGCCTGCCTGCCCTCGGCATCGTCGCTGCTGTCCTGGGGGTGATCAAGACCATGGGCTCGATCGACCAACCCCCCGAGATTCTGGGCAAGATGATTGGTGGCGCCCTGGTCGGCACCTTTCTCGGTGTATTCCTTGCCTATGGGATCGTGGGGCCCTTGGCAACGCGCCTGAATGCTGTGGTCGAGGAAGACAGGCACTTCTATCAGCTTATCCGTGAGGTTCTGATTGCAAACCTGCACAGGCACCCGGCAAACATCTGTATCGAGGTGGGCCGCCAGAATATCCCGCACGGAAAACGTCCAGAATTTGCAGAGCTTGAATCCGCCTTGAAGGTTCTGAAGCAGGAGGCAGCGTGA
- a CDS encoding transglycosylase SLT domain-containing protein yields the protein MLRLGIALSVFPALTTSVPASADTSALCDRAAIQASQATGVPERLLLALTRAETGRNNDGTVQPWPWAVNQSGEGYWFETESDAITHVQVILDEGVTNVDIGCFQLNYRWHGASFPSLQAMFDPARNALYAARFLLRLHAETGDWRLAAGAFHSRDADHATPYLARLQDVIDGMTGPPGQEMVIEGVSNPFPLLVSGLGVGRHGSLVPETRGLMDLVPMGQVAGPVLAP from the coding sequence ATGCTTCGACTTGGGATTGCCCTTTCCGTCTTCCCTGCGCTGACCACCTCTGTGCCGGCCAGTGCCGACACCTCTGCCCTGTGTGATCGGGCGGCAATTCAAGCATCTCAGGCAACCGGGGTTCCGGAGAGGCTCCTGCTCGCCCTGACGCGGGCCGAGACTGGGCGAAACAATGACGGAACAGTTCAGCCCTGGCCATGGGCCGTGAACCAGTCGGGTGAAGGGTATTGGTTTGAAACTGAGTCCGACGCCATCACCCATGTCCAAGTGATATTGGATGAGGGTGTGACAAATGTCGATATCGGCTGCTTCCAACTGAATTATCGCTGGCACGGCGCATCTTTCCCGTCGTTGCAGGCGATGTTTGATCCCGCGCGAAACGCTCTTTATGCGGCGCGTTTCCTGCTGCGCCTGCATGCAGAGACAGGTGACTGGCGCCTTGCCGCCGGTGCCTTTCATTCACGCGACGCTGACCACGCGACGCCATATCTGGCCAGGCTGCAAGACGTTATTGACGGCATGACGGGACCACCGGGGCAAGAAATGGTGATCGAGGGAGTTTCGAACCCGTTTCCGCTGCTCGTATCCGGGCTTGGTGTCGGTCGGCATGGATCTTTGGTTCCCGAAACACGCGGTCTCATGGACCTTGTTCCTATGGGGCAGGTCGCCGGTCCGGTGTTGGCACCATGA
- the flhA gene encoding flagellar biosynthesis protein FlhA — protein MRSTVLAGLMQPTVGLALGLMAVIVIMVLPVPAWVLDIGLALSFAIAILMLTITLFVERPLDFSAFPTILLASLLLRLSLNVASTKLIIGQGHTGTGAAGHVIEGFAEFIMGGNLVIGLVIFCVLLIVNFVVITKGAGRMAEVGARFALDGMPGKQLAIDADMAAGAITHEEAKARRERELAETTFFGSLDGASKFVKGDAVAGLMITALNLIVGVALGTALHGMAFSEAFSTYAILTVGDGLVSQIPAVIISVAAALLLSRGGATGAADASFFGQLGQYPAALATVAAVMALFSLVPAMPFLPFISGAALLGWMALRGFAREVRQKRPPETVVAPPPARPVGDLLDFDEIHIEFAPDLVGMALDPATGLDARIASMRNHVAAAQGLILPEIRLTDDHSLPPGTYRIRIQGVERVRNRLYPDRALALLSEGHEAPDGIDVREPVYGAPARWIRTDLQEEAAISGLTVVTAAEVLATHLLETVRGNLPRLLSLRGLRRLLDEFVNVSDSGRSAANRKLLDDMVPDKVPVELLHAVLRLLLEERVSIRNLPLIMEAIAEARGLPSPELVCEHVRQRLGFQLVAELRREDGTIPLVQLAPEWERLFTTYQIDGERGHRDVALPPDQFSRLATAIADRVNRAAERSIQPAIVTSSLRRRFLRTVVAAKGLSVPVLSFEEIGLDARPAMVGVVGP, from the coding sequence ATGAGGTCGACGGTCCTCGCGGGACTGATGCAGCCAACGGTCGGGCTTGCACTCGGCCTGATGGCGGTCATCGTCATCATGGTGCTGCCGGTCCCGGCATGGGTTCTCGACATCGGGCTCGCACTGTCCTTCGCCATCGCAATCCTCATGCTGACCATAACGCTCTTCGTTGAGCGACCTCTCGATTTCTCGGCCTTCCCGACAATCCTGCTCGCTTCGCTGCTTCTGCGTCTTTCGCTGAATGTCGCGTCCACGAAACTCATCATCGGCCAGGGACACACGGGAACGGGCGCCGCCGGCCATGTGATCGAGGGCTTTGCCGAATTCATCATGGGCGGCAATCTTGTCATCGGGCTTGTGATCTTCTGTGTCCTGCTGATTGTCAATTTTGTGGTCATCACAAAAGGTGCCGGTCGGATGGCCGAGGTTGGCGCGCGCTTTGCGCTGGATGGCATGCCCGGCAAACAGCTGGCCATTGACGCAGATATGGCCGCAGGCGCCATTACGCATGAAGAAGCGAAAGCCAGACGCGAAAGGGAACTTGCAGAGACGACCTTCTTTGGCTCTCTCGATGGCGCATCGAAGTTCGTGAAGGGTGACGCTGTCGCAGGGCTCATGATCACGGCACTGAACCTGATTGTCGGCGTGGCGCTTGGAACCGCCCTTCACGGCATGGCGTTTTCAGAGGCTTTCTCCACCTATGCCATCCTGACTGTCGGTGATGGCTTGGTCAGCCAGATTCCCGCCGTCATCATTTCCGTCGCAGCGGCCTTGCTCTTGTCGCGCGGTGGTGCGACGGGGGCCGCGGATGCCTCGTTCTTCGGCCAACTTGGCCAATACCCCGCGGCCCTGGCGACCGTCGCAGCCGTCATGGCGCTGTTTTCCCTTGTTCCGGCCATGCCGTTCCTGCCGTTCATTTCCGGTGCCGCCTTGCTGGGCTGGATGGCCTTGCGCGGCTTCGCACGGGAGGTTCGGCAGAAGCGACCGCCCGAAACGGTCGTTGCCCCGCCACCGGCCCGTCCTGTCGGAGATCTTCTGGACTTTGACGAGATTCATATCGAGTTCGCACCCGATCTGGTCGGAATGGCGCTTGATCCGGCAACGGGCCTTGACGCGCGAATTGCCAGCATGCGCAACCACGTCGCCGCCGCGCAGGGCCTGATCTTGCCCGAAATCAGGTTGACCGATGATCATTCCCTGCCGCCGGGCACCTATCGCATTCGGATTCAAGGCGTGGAGCGTGTCCGAAACAGGCTCTATCCGGATCGCGCCCTCGCCCTGCTTTCCGAGGGCCATGAGGCGCCGGATGGCATTGATGTGCGCGAGCCCGTTTATGGCGCGCCGGCAAGATGGATAAGGACCGATCTCCAGGAAGAGGCCGCGATATCCGGCCTGACGGTGGTCACGGCGGCCGAGGTGCTGGCGACCCATCTTCTTGAAACGGTGCGGGGTAACCTTCCTCGACTGCTGTCCCTCAGGGGCCTTCGGCGTTTGCTTGACGAATTTGTCAATGTTTCTGACAGCGGCCGGTCTGCTGCCAACAGAAAGCTCCTTGATGACATGGTCCCTGACAAGGTTCCCGTGGAACTGCTGCATGCCGTGTTGAGACTGCTGCTGGAGGAGCGGGTCTCGATCCGAAACCTGCCCCTGATCATGGAGGCGATTGCGGAGGCAAGGGGCCTGCCTTCACCGGAACTCGTGTGCGAACACGTACGACAAAGGCTGGGTTTCCAATTGGTTGCAGAGCTTCGGCGCGAGGACGGGACAATCCCTCTGGTCCAGCTTGCGCCGGAGTGGGAACGCCTGTTCACGACGTACCAGATCGATGGCGAGCGTGGTCACCGTGACGTGGCCCTGCCACCGGACCAGTTTTCCAGGCTGGCGACCGCAATCGCCGACCGCGTGAACCGGGCGGCCGAGAGGAGCATTCAGCCGGCGATCGTCACCTCTTCGCTGCGGCGGCGGTTTCTTCGAACTGTGGTGGCCGCCAAGGGTTTGTCCGTTCCGGTCCTGTCCTTCGAGGAGATCGGGCTGGACGCAAGGCCCGCCATGGTTGGGGTCGTCGGGCCATGA
- a CDS encoding flagellar biosynthetic protein FliR — MALLSQLSGATPDHIWKVSLVFLRVGAAMALLPAFGEQTLSARVRLVAALAFTAIVAPAVFDSLPGAGSGDLRSAAIEVVVGLALGLGLRLSVLAMQIAGMIAAQAMSLSQLTADTGPEPMPAVSQFLIVAILALAVGLGLHVRLAEFLVLSFQIVPSGSPIDSAVFAEWSLRETGRIFALAFVLAAPFQVASLLYNLALGFISRAMPQLMVTMIGAPVLAIGGFALLALASPVLLAVWLKAFETSLAAPFQVAP, encoded by the coding sequence ATGGCGCTTCTGTCACAGCTTTCCGGCGCCACTCCCGACCACATCTGGAAGGTCAGCCTCGTCTTTCTTCGCGTCGGGGCTGCAATGGCACTGTTGCCGGCCTTTGGTGAGCAGACACTGTCGGCACGGGTGCGGCTGGTTGCAGCCCTGGCCTTCACGGCAATCGTTGCCCCCGCGGTTTTCGACTCACTCCCCGGCGCGGGCTCTGGGGATCTGCGTTCCGCGGCAATCGAGGTGGTCGTGGGTCTTGCCCTTGGTCTGGGCCTGCGGCTCAGCGTGTTGGCGATGCAGATCGCCGGCATGATTGCCGCCCAGGCCATGTCACTTTCGCAATTGACGGCCGACACGGGCCCAGAGCCGATGCCGGCCGTGTCGCAGTTCCTCATCGTGGCCATACTTGCGCTTGCGGTCGGGCTTGGCCTGCATGTCAGGCTGGCGGAGTTCCTGGTTCTTTCGTTCCAGATCGTGCCCTCTGGCAGCCCCATCGATTCGGCTGTCTTCGCGGAATGGAGCCTGCGGGAAACAGGCCGGATCTTTGCGCTGGCCTTCGTCCTGGCGGCGCCGTTCCAGGTGGCCTCGTTGCTTTACAACCTCGCGCTTGGGTTCATCAGCCGCGCGATGCCCCAGCTGATGGTGACCATGATCGGCGCGCCGGTCCTTGCAATCGGTGGCTTTGCCCTGCTGGCACTCGCATCGCCCGTGTTGCTTGCGGTCTGGCTGAAGGCGTTCGAGACCAGCCTCGCGGCTCCGTTCCAGGTCGCGCCGTGA